The window GGCTGGGGCAAGTCGGCCGTGTACTTCGTCGCCACCGCCCTGCTGCGCCGACGCGGCTCAGGACCGACGGTGATCGTCTCGCCGCTGCTGGCGCTGATGCGCAACCAGGTCGAGGCGGCGCAGCGGGCCGGCATCCGGGCGCGCACGATCAACTCCGCCAACCAGGAGGAGTGGGATGCCATCCACGAGGAGGTCGAGCGCGGCGAGACCGATGTGCTCCTGGTGAGCCCGGAGCGCCTCAACTCCGTCGACTTCCGCGACCAGATGCTGCCCAAGCTGGCGGCCACGACGGGACTGCTGGTCGTCGACGAGGCGCACTGCATCTCCGACTGGGGCCATGACTTCCGCCCGGACTACCGTCGGCTGCGGGCGATGCTGGCCGAGCTCGCTCCCGGCGTCCCGGTGCTGGCCACGACCGCGACGGCCAACGCGCGCGTGACGGCCGATGTGGCCGAGCAGCTGGGAACCGGCGCCGGCGAGGCCCTGGTGCTGCGCGGTCCGCTGGACCGGGAGAGCCTGCGCCTCGGCGTGGTCCAACTGCCGGATGCCGCACACCGATTGGGCTGGTTGGCTGAGCACCTGGACGAACTGCCTGGATCGGGGATCATCTACACCCTCACCGTGGCCGCCGCCGAGGAGGCCACCGCCTTCCTGCGGCAGCGCGGCTTCCCCGTGGCCTCCTACACGGGGCGAACGGAGAACGCGGACCGCCTCCAGGCCGAGGAGGACCTGCTGGCGAACCGGGTGAAGGCGCTGGTGGCGACCTCGGCGCTCGGCATGGGCTTCGACAAACCGGACCTGGGCTTCGTGGTGCACCTCGGCTCACCCTCCTCGCCGATCGCCTACTACCAGCAGGTCGGACGGGCCGGCCGAGGCGTCGCCCACGCCGACGTGCTCCTGCTGCCGGGCAAGGAGGACGAGGCCATCTGGCGCTACTTCGCCGACACCGCCTTCCCGCCCGAGACCCAGGTCCGCCAGACCCTCTCGGCCCTCGCCGGCGCCGGACGGCCACTGTCCGTGCCCGCGCTGGAAGCGGTCGTGGACCTACGGCGCAGCCGGCTCGAGACCATGCTGAAGGTGCTGGACGTCGACGGCGCGGTCAAGCGGGTCAAGGGCGGCTGGATCGCCACCGGAGCCGACTGGGTGTACGACACCGAGCGCTATGCGTGGGTCGCGCGCCAGCGGGCCGCCGAGCAACAGGCCATGCGTGACTACGTCGGCACGTCCGGCTGCCGGATGGAGTTCCTGCGGCGACAGCTGGACGACGAGGGCGCGACCGCGTGCGGCCGCTGCGACAACTGCGCGGGCCCCTGGGCGGATTCCAGTGTTACGGCGGAGGCACTGACGGGAGCGACCAAGGAACTGGACCGTCCCGGTGTGGAGGTCGAGCCGCGCCGGATGTGGCCCACGGGAATGCCCGCCCTGGGCATCGAGCTCAAGGGCCGTATCCCCGCCGGGGAACAGTGCTCCACCGGGCGCGCCCTGGGGCGGCTCTCGGACATCGGCTGGGGCAACCGCCTGCGGCCACTGCTGGCCGAGAACGCGCCGGACGGCCCGGTCCCCGACGATGTCCTACGGGCGGC of the Streptomyces sp. NBC_00287 genome contains:
- a CDS encoding RecQ family ATP-dependent DNA helicase, producing MDELELRAEADAILGQLVGDPGGAARLREDQWQAVAALVRERRRALVVQRTGWGKSAVYFVATALLRRRGSGPTVIVSPLLALMRNQVEAAQRAGIRARTINSANQEEWDAIHEEVERGETDVLLVSPERLNSVDFRDQMLPKLAATTGLLVVDEAHCISDWGHDFRPDYRRLRAMLAELAPGVPVLATTATANARVTADVAEQLGTGAGEALVLRGPLDRESLRLGVVQLPDAAHRLGWLAEHLDELPGSGIIYTLTVAAAEEATAFLRQRGFPVASYTGRTENADRLQAEEDLLANRVKALVATSALGMGFDKPDLGFVVHLGSPSSPIAYYQQVGRAGRGVAHADVLLLPGKEDEAIWRYFADTAFPPETQVRQTLSALAGAGRPLSVPALEAVVDLRRSRLETMLKVLDVDGAVKRVKGGWIATGADWVYDTERYAWVARQRAAEQQAMRDYVGTSGCRMEFLRRQLDDEGATACGRCDNCAGPWADSSVTAEALTGATKELDRPGVEVEPRRMWPTGMPALGIELKGRIPAGEQCSTGRALGRLSDIGWGNRLRPLLAENAPDGPVPDDVLRAAVAVLADWARSPGGWASGAPDAPARPVGVVAVPSLTRPRLVGTLAQGIADIGRLPFLGTLTYTGPGGAHTVRRSNSAQRLRALSGAFSVSGELAGALASSPGPVLLVDDYTDSGWTLAVAARLLRRAGSGEVLPLVLAAAG